A genome region from Jeotgalibacillus aurantiacus includes the following:
- the typA gene encoding translational GTPase TypA, producing MTNIRQDLRNIAIIAHVDHGKTTLVDQLLKQSGIFRSNEHVEERAMDSNDLERERGITILAKNTAIQYKDTRINILDTPGHADFGGEVERIMKMVDGVLLVVDAYEGCMPQTRFVLKKALEQNLTPIVVVNKIDRDAARPAEVIDEVLELFIELDANEDQLEFPVVYASAINGTASLDPEQQDETMECLYDSIVENIPAPVDNSEEPLQFQIALLDYNDYVGRIGIGRVFRGTIEVGQQVSLMKLDGSFKNFRVTKIFGFMGLKRVEVQSAKAGDLIAVSGMEDINVGETVCPVDHQDALPVLRIDEPTLQMTFSVNNSPFAGREGKFVTARKIEERLLAQLETDVSLRVDPTDSPDAWVVSGRGELHLSILIENMRREGYELQVSKPEVIVREIDGVRSEPVERVQIDVPEEYTGSIIESMGERKGEMLDMINNGNGQVRLVFMIPARGLIGYTTEFMTLTRGYGIINHSFDSYQPMQQGRVGGRREGVLVSMDKGQASQYAILGVEDRGTIFIEPGTEVYEGMVVGQHTRDNDLTVNVTKIKAANNIRSANKEQTTTLKKPRLMTLEESLEYLNDDELCEITPESIRIRKKILDKNERERSQKKKKYAEMGN from the coding sequence ATGACTAATATCAGGCAAGACCTTCGAAACATTGCAATCATTGCTCACGTTGACCACGGAAAAACAACTTTAGTAGACCAGCTTTTAAAACAATCAGGTATCTTTCGTTCAAATGAGCATGTAGAAGAACGTGCAATGGATTCGAATGACCTTGAAAGAGAACGCGGTATCACCATTTTAGCAAAAAATACTGCGATTCAATATAAAGATACCCGCATCAATATTCTTGATACACCGGGACACGCAGACTTCGGAGGAGAAGTAGAACGGATCATGAAAATGGTTGATGGCGTTCTGCTTGTTGTGGATGCATACGAAGGCTGTATGCCTCAGACACGTTTCGTATTGAAGAAAGCCCTTGAACAGAACTTGACACCAATCGTTGTCGTAAACAAAATTGACCGTGACGCTGCACGTCCAGCTGAAGTAATTGATGAGGTTCTTGAGCTGTTTATCGAGCTTGATGCTAACGAAGACCAGCTTGAATTCCCGGTTGTTTACGCATCGGCTATTAATGGAACAGCAAGTCTTGATCCGGAACAACAGGATGAAACGATGGAATGTCTGTATGACTCGATCGTTGAAAACATCCCTGCTCCAGTAGACAACAGCGAAGAGCCGCTTCAATTCCAGATTGCTCTTTTAGATTATAATGACTATGTAGGACGTATCGGAATCGGACGTGTATTCCGCGGAACAATCGAAGTAGGTCAGCAGGTTTCGCTGATGAAGCTTGATGGATCATTCAAAAATTTCCGTGTGACAAAAATCTTTGGCTTTATGGGGCTGAAACGTGTTGAAGTTCAGTCTGCAAAAGCGGGAGATCTAATTGCAGTTTCCGGAATGGAAGATATCAACGTCGGTGAAACGGTATGTCCGGTTGATCACCAGGATGCACTGCCGGTTCTTCGTATCGATGAGCCAACTCTTCAGATGACTTTCTCTGTTAACAACAGCCCATTTGCAGGCCGTGAAGGGAAATTTGTTACTGCCCGTAAAATTGAAGAGCGTCTTTTAGCGCAGCTTGAGACAGATGTCAGCCTTCGTGTAGACCCGACTGATTCACCGGATGCATGGGTTGTATCAGGACGTGGTGAGCTTCACCTGTCTATTCTGATCGAAAATATGCGTCGTGAAGGATATGAGCTCCAAGTATCGAAGCCTGAGGTTATTGTCCGTGAAATCGACGGTGTGCGCTCTGAGCCGGTTGAACGCGTTCAAATTGATGTTCCTGAAGAATACACAGGCTCAATTATTGAATCAATGGGTGAGCGTAAAGGTGAAATGCTTGATATGATTAATAACGGTAACGGACAGGTGCGTCTTGTATTTATGATCCCTGCACGTGGCCTGATTGGTTATACGACTGAATTCATGACGCTTACACGTGGTTATGGAATCATCAACCATTCATTCGACAGCTACCAGCCGATGCAACAGGGCCGTGTAGGTGGACGAAGAGAAGGTGTACTTGTTTCTATGGATAAAGGGCAGGCGTCACAGTATGCCATCCTTGGTGTAGAAGACCGCGGTACGATATTTATCGAACCAGGTACAGAAGTATATGAAGGAATGGTTGTCGGACAGCACACGCGTGACAATGACCTGACTGTAAACGTTACGAAAATCAAAGCAGCCAACAATATCCGTTCTGCCAACAAAGAGCAGACAACGACCCTTAAAAAGCCAAGACTGATGACGCTTGAAGAATCACTTGAGTATCTGAACGATGATGAGCTTTGTGAAATCACGCCTGAGTCCATCCGTATCCGTAAAAAGATCCTGGACAAAAACGAGCGTGAACGTTCTCAAAAGAAAAAGAAATACGCTGAAATGGGTAACTAA
- a CDS encoding YlaH-like family protein, producing MVNVEDRLSFFPALYRVDTNPDVGMWYLYITIVLLSILVYKLGFAKKLPLLKNALIYLFLITGCTVLTFLAIFLPVTEGLIIAALILIIYKIRLRREQAKGNV from the coding sequence ATGGTCAATGTGGAAGATCGTCTCTCGTTTTTCCCGGCACTGTACCGTGTAGATACAAATCCTGATGTAGGTATGTGGTATCTATACATCACGATCGTGCTTCTATCAATTTTAGTTTATAAGCTTGGCTTTGCGAAAAAGCTGCCATTGCTTAAAAATGCTTTAATCTACCTTTTCCTGATCACAGGCTGTACCGTTCTGACGTTCCTGGCCATTTTCCTGCCGGTTACAGAAGGACTGATCATTGCAGCTCTCATTCTGATCATTTACAAGATCAGACTGCGACGTGAACAGGCTAAAGGTAACGTATGA
- a CDS encoding 2-isopropylmalate synthase encodes MRKIDVFDTTLRDGEQSAGINLNTAEKLEIAKQLERFNADVIEAGFPASSQGDFEAVKKIAQTVKGSIVTGLARAVEKDIDTSWEALKYGEQPHIHIFLATSPIHMTHKLKKTPDQVVEIAVESVKRAKKNFPLVQWSAEDAFRSDPEFLARIVKEVIKAGATTINLPDTVGYATPAEYGAMFRYLKENVTNIDRVKLSAHCHNDLGMAVANTIAAIENGADQVEGTINGLGERAGNAALEELAVALHIRKDIFNFGTDVKLDEIKRTSQLVSQLTGMAIQANKAVVGKNAFAHESGIHQDGVLKERSTYEIITPELIGESSNRIVLGKHSGRHAFKDKAIALGFELSDEKINEAFKAFKALADKKKEISEDDLYVLLTDQQIQEEEVPVYELKSVQVQYGNGSIPTASVSVVSPEGQLLQEASTGSGSVEAICNTLERLVKGKVHLLDYRVTSIGKGRDALGEAVVNMTYNGQSVTGRDVAQDVLEASAKAYLNAINRQLVNEQKRALAKTV; translated from the coding sequence GTGCGAAAAATTGATGTCTTTGATACAACACTTCGGGATGGCGAACAGTCAGCAGGAATAAACCTGAATACAGCAGAGAAACTGGAGATTGCAAAGCAGTTAGAGCGATTTAACGCTGATGTGATTGAAGCGGGCTTTCCCGCTTCCTCACAGGGCGATTTCGAAGCCGTTAAGAAAATTGCCCAGACCGTAAAAGGCTCGATCGTCACAGGGTTGGCACGGGCTGTTGAAAAAGATATTGATACTTCCTGGGAAGCGCTCAAATACGGTGAACAGCCGCATATTCACATTTTTTTGGCCACTTCACCAATCCATATGACGCATAAACTCAAAAAAACACCTGATCAGGTCGTAGAAATTGCAGTTGAATCAGTGAAACGGGCGAAAAAGAACTTTCCTCTCGTGCAATGGTCAGCAGAAGATGCTTTCCGTTCTGATCCTGAATTCCTTGCACGGATCGTAAAGGAAGTCATTAAAGCAGGAGCGACAACGATCAACCTTCCGGATACAGTCGGTTACGCAACACCTGCAGAGTACGGAGCGATGTTCCGTTATCTGAAAGAAAACGTGACAAACATTGACCGTGTTAAGCTTTCAGCACACTGTCATAACGACCTTGGGATGGCAGTGGCCAATACAATCGCTGCAATTGAAAATGGAGCCGACCAGGTTGAGGGAACGATTAACGGACTCGGTGAACGCGCCGGAAACGCAGCGCTTGAAGAATTAGCGGTTGCGCTGCATATCCGTAAAGACATCTTTAACTTTGGCACAGATGTCAAACTCGATGAAATCAAACGCACGAGCCAGCTTGTCAGTCAGTTGACAGGAATGGCGATTCAAGCGAATAAAGCCGTTGTCGGTAAAAATGCTTTCGCACATGAATCCGGTATTCATCAGGATGGCGTGCTGAAGGAACGTTCCACTTATGAAATCATTACACCTGAACTCATTGGGGAAAGCTCAAACCGGATCGTGCTCGGAAAACATTCCGGCCGTCACGCATTTAAAGACAAAGCCATTGCACTTGGCTTTGAACTGAGTGATGAAAAAATTAACGAAGCATTTAAAGCATTTAAAGCACTTGCTGATAAGAAAAAGGAAATTTCAGAAGATGACCTGTATGTGCTGTTAACAGATCAACAGATTCAGGAAGAGGAAGTTCCGGTATACGAATTGAAATCCGTACAGGTTCAATACGGTAATGGAAGCATTCCAACGGCATCCGTTTCAGTTGTATCACCTGAAGGTCAGCTTCTTCAGGAGGCTTCAACAGGATCAGGAAGCGTAGAAGCGATCTGTAACACGCTGGAGCGCCTAGTAAAAGGAAAAGTTCATCTGCTGGATTATCGTGTTACATCAATTGGTAAAGGAAGAGACGCACTTGGGGAAGCGGTTGTCAACATGACTTATAACGGACAATCCGTCACTGGACGGGATGTGGCGCAGGATGTACTGGAAGCATCAGCTAAAGCCTATTTAAACGCCATCAACCGCCAGCTTGTAAACGAACAAAAACGCGCATTAGCCAAAACCGTATAA
- the ilvN gene encoding acetolactate synthase small subunit, which yields MKRVITTTVINQSGVLNRVTGLLMKRQFNIESITVGHTEQPGISKMTFVVHVEDQRKLEQLLKQLQKQIDVLKVNDITDKAIVTRELALIKVLSPPAVRSEITSIIEPFRATVIDMSKNVITVQVTGDPEKVEAFIDLVRPYGIKELTRTGATAFVRENQKTPSQQLSIL from the coding sequence ATGAAGCGAGTTATCACGACTACCGTGATCAATCAGAGTGGCGTGCTAAACCGCGTCACAGGGCTGCTGATGAAAAGGCAGTTCAACATCGAAAGTATCACAGTCGGACATACAGAGCAACCGGGCATCTCGAAAATGACATTTGTCGTTCATGTAGAAGATCAAAGGAAACTTGAACAGCTGTTAAAGCAGCTTCAGAAGCAAATTGATGTGTTAAAGGTAAATGACATTACGGACAAAGCAATTGTCACAAGAGAGCTGGCACTGATTAAGGTGCTTTCACCTCCGGCAGTCCGGAGTGAAATCACCAGTATTATTGAACCTTTCCGGGCAACCGTTATTGATATGAGTAAGAATGTCATAACGGTACAGGTAACAGGTGATCCGGAAAAGGTTGAAGCCTTTATTGATTTAGTAAGACCATATGGAATTAAAGAACTGACAAGGACGGGAGCAACAGCTTTTGTCAGGGAAAACCAGAAAACACCGTCACAGCAATTATCTATTTTATAA
- a CDS encoding YlaF family protein has translation MDYVKYTYMRRMTMKNGNGIFLFLAILAVVAMSAIGIAIAERSVTGILISLVVFIMIFGLGFKTKKKMREQSAE, from the coding sequence ATGGATTATGTAAAATATACGTATATGAGGAGGATGACGATGAAAAACGGTAACGGAATTTTTCTTTTTTTAGCGATTCTTGCTGTCGTTGCAATGTCTGCGATCGGGATCGCGATTGCTGAGCGCAGCGTTACGGGCATTTTAATTTCTCTGGTTGTATTTATCATGATATTCGGACTTGGATTTAAAACAAAAAAGAAAATGCGGGAGCAGAGTGCTGAATAA
- the ilvE gene encoding branched-chain-amino-acid transaminase has translation MSEQLIFLDGEYVTKENAKISVYDHGFLYGDGVFEGIRSYDGNVFRLEEHLVRLYDSAKSILLEIPYTKEEMKQIVIETLRKNNLTNGYIRLVVSRGVGNLGLDPFTCKRPSVIVIAESLALFPKKLYETGIEIVTVASRRNRSDVLSPKVKSLNYLNNILVKIEAGLAGVPEALMLNDQGYVAEGSADNIFIVRGNKILTPPGYVGALEGITRNAIIELAKKKGYQMEEAVFTRHDVYVADEVFLTGTAAEVIAVVKVDGRQIGEGEPGKVTKDLLKEFRELVIEDGVKVYNSTLHAG, from the coding sequence GTGAGTGAACAATTAATCTTTCTTGACGGCGAATACGTCACAAAAGAAAATGCGAAAATTTCCGTTTATGACCACGGATTCCTATATGGCGATGGGGTGTTCGAAGGGATTCGTTCCTATGATGGAAATGTCTTTCGACTCGAAGAGCATCTTGTCCGGTTATATGATTCAGCAAAGTCAATTTTGCTTGAAATCCCTTATACGAAAGAGGAAATGAAACAAATTGTCATTGAAACACTCAGAAAGAACAACCTGACAAACGGTTATATTCGATTAGTTGTTTCACGGGGCGTTGGCAATCTTGGGCTTGATCCTTTTACTTGTAAGAGACCGAGCGTCATTGTCATTGCAGAATCCTTAGCACTATTTCCGAAGAAGCTTTATGAAACTGGAATTGAAATTGTAACGGTTGCGAGCAGAAGAAACCGTTCTGATGTATTAAGTCCTAAAGTGAAATCACTGAATTATTTGAACAACATTCTCGTTAAAATCGAAGCAGGTCTCGCTGGTGTTCCTGAAGCCCTTATGCTGAATGACCAGGGATATGTAGCTGAAGGTTCTGCCGATAATATATTCATTGTTAGAGGTAATAAGATTCTCACGCCGCCAGGATATGTTGGGGCGCTGGAAGGTATTACAAGAAACGCAATCATTGAACTGGCTAAGAAAAAAGGTTATCAAATGGAGGAAGCTGTTTTCACAAGACACGATGTGTATGTGGCAGATGAAGTTTTCCTTACTGGAACAGCTGCAGAAGTGATTGCAGTGGTTAAAGTGGATGGGCGCCAGATTGGTGAAGGCGAACCGGGTAAAGTGACAAAAGATCTTTTAAAAGAATTCCGTGAACTTGTGATAGAAGACGGAGTCAAGGTATATAATTCAACATTACATGCAGGGTAA
- the ilvB gene encoding acetolactate synthase large subunit, producing the protein MKALGGDVEKSAAQGADVFIQSLQNEGVEMIFGYPGGAVLPIYDALYKNPIPHILARHEQGAIHAAEGYARVSGKTGVVIATSGPGATNLVTGIADAMMDSLPLVVFTGQVASAVIGTDAFQEADIVGITQPITKHNYQVKDVNDLPRIIHEAFHIASTGRPGPVLVDIPKNVSNEIFTLSEVKQTEVDLPGYQPTTSPNFLQIQKVAQAIQKAKKPLILAGAGVLHAKASEDLVKFVEQSKIPITNTLLGLGTIKGDHPQFLGMAGMHGTYAANMAICECDLLINFGARFDDRLTGNLDHFAPNAHIVHIDIDPAEIGKNVPTDIPIVADAKEALQSLLNLGVVTDGFSEWTNHLNKLTEEFPLFYKQSEEGILPQQAIEMIHKHTGGNAIVTTDVGQHQMWAAQYYKFNNPDHWVTSGGLGTMGFGFPAAIGAQLAKPKETVVAITGDGGFQMTLQELSLLQESQIPVKVIILNNQCLGMVRQWQQTFYEERYSESLMPSQPDFVKLAEAYDIEGYKVSTVEEADQVFEKALKSNKPVLIDCRVKQIENVYPMVAPGKGLHEMLGVKE; encoded by the coding sequence ATGAAAGCACTTGGTGGAGATGTGGAAAAGTCAGCGGCACAGGGTGCAGATGTATTTATACAATCCCTTCAAAATGAAGGGGTGGAAATGATCTTCGGTTATCCGGGTGGAGCTGTACTTCCTATCTATGATGCTCTATACAAGAATCCGATTCCTCACATTCTGGCCAGACACGAACAGGGGGCCATTCACGCGGCTGAAGGGTACGCAAGAGTCTCCGGTAAGACGGGGGTTGTAATTGCAACATCAGGCCCTGGTGCAACGAACCTGGTAACAGGCATTGCTGATGCCATGATGGATTCCCTGCCGCTTGTTGTATTTACCGGTCAGGTAGCCAGTGCAGTCATCGGTACAGACGCCTTTCAGGAGGCGGACATTGTAGGCATTACACAGCCAATCACGAAGCATAACTATCAGGTCAAGGATGTAAACGATCTTCCAAGAATCATTCATGAGGCATTTCATATCGCTTCTACCGGCAGACCTGGACCTGTTCTAGTCGATATTCCTAAAAATGTTTCAAATGAAATTTTCACGCTGTCAGAAGTAAAGCAGACTGAAGTGGATCTCCCGGGTTATCAGCCGACAACATCGCCAAACTTTCTGCAGATTCAAAAGGTGGCACAGGCGATCCAGAAAGCGAAAAAGCCTTTGATTCTGGCTGGAGCAGGTGTGCTGCACGCCAAAGCGTCTGAAGATTTAGTGAAATTTGTTGAACAGTCAAAAATTCCAATTACAAACACACTGTTAGGATTAGGAACCATCAAAGGGGATCACCCTCAGTTTCTTGGAATGGCAGGTATGCATGGAACCTATGCAGCCAACATGGCCATTTGTGAATGCGATTTACTTATCAACTTCGGTGCAAGATTTGACGACCGGTTAACAGGAAATCTTGATCACTTTGCACCGAATGCACACATCGTTCATATCGATATTGATCCAGCTGAAATCGGAAAAAACGTTCCAACGGATATCCCGATTGTGGCAGATGCAAAAGAGGCGCTTCAGTCCCTTTTAAATCTCGGTGTTGTAACAGATGGATTCAGTGAATGGACCAATCACCTGAATAAGCTGACAGAGGAGTTTCCTCTATTCTACAAGCAGTCTGAAGAAGGAATCCTTCCTCAGCAGGCGATTGAAATGATCCACAAGCATACCGGCGGAAATGCCATCGTCACAACAGATGTTGGACAGCATCAGATGTGGGCAGCTCAATATTATAAATTTAACAACCCGGATCACTGGGTAACCTCAGGAGGGCTTGGAACCATGGGATTTGGTTTCCCGGCAGCGATCGGGGCACAGCTGGCAAAACCGAAAGAAACGGTTGTTGCGATTACAGGTGACGGAGGATTTCAGATGACGCTGCAGGAGCTGTCGCTGCTGCAGGAAAGTCAGATTCCTGTCAAAGTCATCATTTTAAATAATCAGTGTCTGGGAATGGTTCGTCAATGGCAGCAAACCTTTTATGAAGAAAGATATTCTGAATCACTGATGCCTTCCCAGCCTGACTTTGTAAAACTTGCTGAAGCTTATGATATCGAGGGCTATAAAGTGAGCACGGTTGAAGAAGCTGATCAGGTATTTGAAAAAGCATTAAAGTCCAATAAGCCGGTATTGATCGATTGCCGGGTTAAACAGATTGAAAATGTTTACCCGATGGTTGCACCAGGCAAAGGGCTTCACGAAATGTTAGGGGTGAAAGAATGA
- the leuB gene encoding 3-isopropylmalate dehydrogenase: protein MKKTVAVLHGDGIGQEVTESAVKVLQSIGRRFDHTFQIEKGLIGGIAIDQTGNPLPKETVELCEKSDAVLLGAVGGPKWDQNPSELRPERGLLGIRKHFGLFANLRPVKAIKGMSEASPLKDHLSKDVDMMIVRELTGGLYFGEPKRKTHNGAVDTMSYSREEVERIVEQGFELARLRKGKVTSVDKANVLETSKLWREVVEEKKSHYPDVEVEHLLVDAAAMKLITQPGSFDVVVTENLFGDILSDEASVLTGSLGMLPSASIRSDGFGLYEPVHGSAPDIAGLNIANPSAAILSVAMMMKYSFGMETEAAAVEAAVYSVFEDGYCTTDVQKSGHKVLSTTAFTDKVVEELEREFVSDHILSAYV from the coding sequence ATGAAAAAAACAGTAGCAGTTCTGCATGGAGATGGAATCGGACAGGAAGTAACAGAATCGGCCGTGAAGGTCCTCCAATCGATTGGACGCCGGTTTGATCATACGTTTCAGATTGAAAAGGGTCTGATTGGCGGAATTGCTATTGATCAGACAGGAAATCCTCTGCCAAAGGAAACGGTAGAGCTTTGTGAAAAAAGTGACGCAGTACTATTAGGAGCAGTCGGCGGTCCGAAATGGGATCAGAACCCTTCTGAGCTGCGTCCGGAACGCGGGCTTCTCGGGATCAGAAAACACTTCGGATTATTTGCCAACCTTCGACCTGTAAAAGCGATTAAAGGAATGAGTGAAGCCTCTCCTTTAAAGGATCATCTGTCTAAAGATGTTGATATGATGATCGTTCGTGAACTGACTGGTGGTCTTTACTTCGGTGAACCAAAGCGTAAAACGCACAATGGTGCCGTTGATACAATGAGTTATTCCAGAGAGGAAGTCGAGCGGATCGTTGAGCAAGGCTTTGAGCTTGCCAGACTCCGTAAAGGAAAAGTGACATCAGTGGATAAAGCCAATGTGCTTGAAACAAGTAAGCTTTGGAGAGAAGTCGTTGAGGAGAAAAAATCGCATTACCCGGATGTGGAAGTTGAACATCTGCTTGTAGATGCAGCGGCCATGAAGCTGATCACACAGCCAGGCTCATTTGATGTTGTCGTAACAGAAAATCTTTTCGGTGACATTTTAAGTGACGAAGCTTCTGTTTTAACCGGATCGCTCGGCATGCTGCCGTCAGCAAGTATCCGTTCAGACGGCTTTGGCCTTTACGAACCAGTCCACGGGTCAGCACCTGATATTGCAGGCTTGAACATTGCGAACCCTTCCGCTGCAATCCTGTCTGTTGCCATGATGATGAAATACTCTTTCGGAATGGAGACAGAAGCAGCGGCGGTGGAAGCGGCAGTATACAGCGTTTTTGAAGATGGATACTGTACAACCGACGTCCAGAAATCCGGACATAAAGTTTTATCAACAACAGCATTTACAGATAAAGTAGTAGAAGAGCTTGAAAGGGAATTTGTATCAGATCACATTCTATCTGCTTATGTGTAA
- the ilvC gene encoding ketol-acid reductoisomerase, which produces MVKVYYNQDINGSLEGKKVAIIGYGSQGHAHAQNLKDTGHDVVVGVRKGKSWEQAEQDGLEVKSVRDAAEEADIIMVLLPDERQTAVYEEEIKPGLRPGKSLVFAHGFNVHFNQIVPPEDVDVFLVAPKGPGHLVRRTFESGAGVPALYAVYQDRSGHAEETALAYAKGIGSARAGVLKTTFKEETETDLFGEQAVLCGGLTSLVKAGFETLVEAGYQPELAYFECLHELKLIVDLMYEDGMSGMRYSISDTAQWGDFVSGPRVVDADTKARMKDILTDIQTGKFAKGWLLENQLNRPEFTAIENSEKEHQIEKVGRELRSMMPFVKAGKKQEKEVVASAKN; this is translated from the coding sequence ATGGTAAAAGTTTATTACAATCAGGATATCAACGGATCTTTAGAAGGTAAGAAAGTAGCCATCATCGGGTACGGTTCACAGGGTCATGCACACGCCCAGAACCTGAAAGATACAGGACATGACGTTGTAGTTGGCGTACGTAAGGGAAAATCATGGGAGCAGGCAGAGCAGGATGGACTTGAAGTAAAGTCGGTCCGTGATGCAGCTGAAGAAGCGGATATCATTATGGTCCTGCTTCCGGACGAGCGTCAGACCGCTGTTTATGAAGAAGAAATCAAACCGGGCTTGCGTCCAGGAAAATCTCTCGTTTTTGCACACGGATTTAATGTTCACTTTAATCAGATCGTTCCACCTGAGGACGTAGACGTTTTCCTTGTAGCGCCAAAAGGTCCGGGACACCTTGTACGCAGAACTTTTGAATCAGGAGCTGGCGTACCTGCACTATATGCTGTTTACCAGGATCGATCAGGTCACGCCGAAGAGACAGCTCTTGCTTACGCGAAAGGAATCGGAAGTGCGCGCGCAGGTGTCTTGAAAACAACCTTCAAGGAAGAAACGGAAACGGACCTGTTCGGTGAGCAGGCAGTATTATGCGGCGGGTTAACATCCCTTGTAAAAGCAGGCTTTGAAACGCTTGTGGAAGCTGGCTATCAGCCGGAACTAGCCTACTTTGAATGTTTACACGAGCTGAAGCTCATTGTGGATCTGATGTATGAGGATGGCATGAGCGGTATGAGATATTCGATTTCAGATACAGCACAATGGGGTGACTTCGTATCCGGTCCGCGTGTTGTAGATGCAGATACTAAGGCACGCATGAAGGATATCCTGACTGATATCCAGACAGGTAAATTTGCAAAAGGCTGGCTGCTTGAAAACCAGTTGAACCGTCCTGAGTTCACAGCGATTGAAAACAGCGAAAAGGAACATCAGATCGAAAAGGTGGGACGTGAGCTGCGCAGCATGATGCCGTTTGTTAAAGCCGGTAAAAAACAAGAGAAAGAAGTGGTCGCGAGTGCGAAAAATTGA
- the leuC gene encoding 3-isopropylmalate dehydratase large subunit, with the protein MAKTIIEKVWNNHVVHQESGKPDLLYIDLHLIHEVTSPQAFEGLRLKGRKVRRPDLSFATMDHNVPTKNRDVIKDPISKQQMSTLADNCKEFGIPLAHMHHPDQGIVHVIGPELGLTQPGKTIVCGDSHTSTHGAFGALAFGIGTSEVEHVLSTQTLWQSKPKTMEIRIEGELGFGVTAKDVILAIIAKFGVDAGTGYVVEYTGDAIRKMTMEERMTICNMSIEAGARAGLISPDETTADYLKGRAHVPDDEYEALKEKWLDYATDPGAEYDRTLKIHTDEIEPFVTWGTNPSMGSGISSAIPHAEDYDDAGKQEELKQALEYMDLKEGQALSDIEIQHVFIGSCTNSRIGDLRAAAKVIEGRKVHPNVTAIVVPGSFTVKMKAEQEGLDQVFKEAGFEWRESGCSMCLAMNDDIVPAGERCASTSNRNFEGRQGAGARTHLVSPAMAAAAAVNGRFTDVRSMVNVHA; encoded by the coding sequence ATGGCGAAAACAATTATAGAAAAAGTCTGGAACAACCACGTTGTTCATCAGGAGTCCGGTAAACCGGATCTTTTATATATTGATCTTCACCTGATTCACGAGGTGACCTCACCTCAGGCGTTTGAAGGTCTCCGCCTTAAAGGGAGAAAGGTAAGACGTCCTGATTTGAGCTTTGCGACAATGGACCACAATGTCCCGACAAAAAATCGTGATGTAATTAAAGATCCCATTTCCAAACAGCAGATGAGCACGCTTGCTGATAACTGTAAGGAATTCGGTATTCCGCTTGCACATATGCACCATCCGGATCAGGGTATCGTTCACGTTATCGGGCCTGAGCTTGGGTTAACACAACCCGGCAAAACAATTGTATGCGGAGACAGCCATACATCAACACATGGCGCTTTCGGGGCACTGGCTTTCGGGATTGGAACAAGTGAAGTGGAGCACGTTTTATCCACACAGACACTTTGGCAGTCCAAGCCGAAAACAATGGAGATCCGAATTGAAGGTGAGCTTGGTTTCGGCGTGACAGCAAAAGATGTCATTCTTGCAATCATCGCAAAATTCGGTGTGGATGCCGGAACCGGTTATGTAGTGGAATACACGGGTGACGCGATTCGTAAAATGACAATGGAAGAGCGTATGACCATCTGTAACATGTCCATTGAAGCAGGAGCAAGAGCGGGTCTGATCAGTCCGGATGAAACGACAGCGGATTATCTGAAAGGACGTGCACATGTTCCGGATGACGAATATGAAGCATTAAAAGAAAAGTGGCTTGATTATGCTACGGATCCGGGTGCCGAATATGACCGGACGCTTAAGATTCATACAGATGAAATCGAACCGTTTGTAACGTGGGGGACCAACCCTTCGATGGGATCAGGTATTTCATCAGCCATTCCACACGCGGAAGACTATGATGATGCAGGAAAACAAGAAGAATTAAAGCAGGCACTCGAGTACATGGATCTGAAGGAAGGCCAGGCTCTTTCAGATATAGAAATCCAGCACGTCTTCATCGGTTCGTGTACAAACTCCCGCATTGGCGACCTACGCGCTGCAGCTAAGGTGATTGAAGGACGCAAGGTTCATCCAAACGTCACTGCCATTGTGGTTCCGGGATCATTTACCGTAAAAATGAAGGCTGAACAGGAAGGACTCGATCAGGTCTTTAAAGAAGCTGGATTTGAATGGCGTGAGTCCGGATGCAGCATGTGTCTTGCGATGAATGATGATATCGTTCCGGCAGGGGAGCGCTGTGCCTCCACTTCGAACCGTAACTTTGAAGGCCGCCAGGGAGCAGGAGCGAGAACGCATCTCGTCAGCCCCGCTATGGCAGCAGCGGCAGCTGTAAACGGACGTTTCACCGATGTCAGATCAATGGTCAACGTACACGCATAG